Proteins encoded by one window of Aptenodytes patagonicus chromosome 9, bAptPat1.pri.cur, whole genome shotgun sequence:
- the HMGB3 gene encoding LOW QUALITY PROTEIN: high mobility group protein B3 (The sequence of the model RefSeq protein was modified relative to this genomic sequence to represent the inferred CDS: deleted 2 bases in 1 codon) yields MSGRGGCFKRQSPAANQAALVGSQREAEAPRRAPRRALRSSSCPHYREQYRVKMAKGDPKKPKGKMSAYAFFVQTCREEHKKKNPEVPVNFAEFSKKCSERWKTMSSKEKAKFDEMAKADKVRYDREMKDYGPAKGGKKKKDPNAPKRPPSGFFLFCSEFRPKIKSTNPGISIGDVAKKLGEMWNNLSDGEKQPYNNKAAKLKEKYEKDVADYKSKGKFDGAKGAATKAARKKVEEEDEEEEEDEEEEDEDDDDE; encoded by the exons ATGAGCGGGCGAGGAGGTTGTTTTAAACGGCAGAGCCCCGCAGCCAATCAGGCCGCTCTCGTAGGCAGCCAACGCGAGGctgag gcgccgcgccgagccccgCGTCGTGCCCTGCGCTCCAGCTCCTGTCCACACTACCGCGAACAATACAG AGTCAAGATGGCTAAAGGTGACCCGAAGAAGCCCAAGGGCAAGATGTCTGCCTATGCCTTCTTTGTGCAGACGTGCCGTGAGGAACATAAGAAGAAGAACCCAGAGGTTCCAGTCAACTTTGCAGAGTTTTCCAAGAAGTGCTCGGAGAGGTGGAAG acCATGTCAAGCAAGGAGAAGGCTAAATTTGATGAAATGGCAAAGGCTGATAAGGTACGATATGATAGAGAAATGAAGGACTATGGACCAGCTAAGGGTGGCAAGAAGAAGAAGGACCCCAATGCCCCAAAACGACCACC GTCtggcttcttcctcttctgttcaGAGTTCCGCCCCAAGATCAAGTCCACAAACCCTGGCATATCCATCGGGGATGTAGCAAAGAAACTGGGCGAAATGTGGAACAACCTCAGTGATGGTGAAAAGCAGCCTTATAATAATAAGGCGGCTAAACTGAAGGAGAAGTACGAGAAG GATGTTGCAGACTACAAGTCTAAAGGAAAGTTTGATGGCGCAAAGGGAGCAGCAACCAAAGCTGCTCGGAAAAAGGTAGAGGAAGAagacgaagaggaggaggaggatgaagaagaggaggatgaagatgatgatgatgaataa